The Candidatus Methylomirabilota bacterium genome segment CAGCATGGCATCCGAGGACTCGTAGACGTCGGGCTGCGGGAACTCGGGAACGCTCTGGCCATGGGATCCCGTGTCGACGCCGAGCTGGACGAACGCGGCCACGGCCAGGCACGACGTTGTAACGACGAGCAATCTCACCCAGGTGCGTCGAACCATGGTGGATCCCTCCCTGGATCGCCTTGGTTACGGCGGTCGCTCGGCCTTCAACGCGGCGGAATGGGCCTCCCGGTGGGGGTGAATCCGGCTGCCCAGGGTGACGACCAGCGGGGGACGAACATTGGCGCCGAGAATAGCAGACCCCGCCACACGGCGCAAGGTTGGACCGGGTCGATGTCGGGTCCCCGCGCTGCGGAGCGGCGAGAGCTCAGGCGGGCGGGTGCCGCCGGGCTTCGCGCTCGGCAGCTCCGGCCGCGAGGACGGTCAGGAGCTGATCTCGCGATCGACGCGGATGGTGCCCTGGCGCCCCTCGCGCGGCAGGATCGTCTCGTCCTGGCGGCGATCCTCGACCAGCCGGACCCAGCCGAGGTCGCCGACCACTTCCTTCAGCTGGTCGAGGAGGTCACCGTGTCCCTTGGCCACGATGAGGAAGGTCTGGTCGCCGCCGGAGGGCCCCGCCACGGCCGGCGGCTCGGGCTCGTGCGGACTCGGGAGGTGCTGGGGACCCATGTCCTTGATGGGCGTTCCGCAGGCGCGACACACGATCGGGCTTCCGCAGTGCGGACAGTTCGCCACCATGCACCTCCTCGGGCCCACACTGTCCTCCAGGCGGCGCGAAAAGTCAAGCAATAAGAGGGGTTCCCGCTCGTTTTCTTGACATTCCGAGCCGGAGGAGGGTAAAGTACCCGGTCGGAGGCTCGTCGCCACGGAGGGGTCGGGGTTGTTCAAGGGAATTCAGCGCTTTTTCGGGTTCGACACCGACGAGGAGGAGCTCTCCTCGGCGGGTCTCCGCCAGCCGGTGCTCTCGGCGTCCGCCTTCCGCGTGGGTGAGAAGCTCGCGATCAAGGGCGAAATCGTCGGGGAAGGGGACCTCGAGCTGGCCGGGAAGTTCGAGGGATTGATCAATGTCCACGGCACCGTCGTGGTCGGCGACCGCGCCGAGGTCGACGCGGATATCACCGCCTCGACGATCGTGGTCGGCGGAAAGGTCCGCGGGAACCTGAACGCGGCGGGGCGCGTGGAGATCCTCCCACAAGGCGTCCTCACGGGAAACCTGAGGACCGGAAGCTTCGCGGCGGCCGACGGGGCGTCCGTGAAGGGCGAAATCCTCGTCGAGCGGGGGACCAAGCCCAAGCCGGAGGTCATGGGATCGCCATGAGATCGGTCGGGATCGCTGCGCTCATTCTCGCCCTGACGGGGCCGGCTGCGGCGGGGGAGATCATCCTCGCGAACGGGAGTCGGCTCAGCGGCGAGCTCGTGAACGAGGTGCTCCTCGTCTCCACCGGAACCGACCTGGTCGAGGTCGCGCCCGAGCAGGTGCGCCTCATCACCCGGGACGAGGTCCGCCTCAAGGACGGCCGGGTCCTGCGCGGCGCGCTGGTGGGCGGTCGCCTGAAAGCCCGTACCCCCCTCGGCGAACTCGCGATCAGGACCGAAGAGCTGCGCGCCTTCCGCGCCGAGGGCGTCGCGGTGACCTCGGCCCCGGCGCCGGCGTCCCCGCCACCGCCGGCCGCAGCGCCGCCCGCGGTCGGGCCGCCCGCCCCGCGTGGACCGGCGCCGGTCCCGGCGCTGCCAGCGCCGACGCCCGCGCCGACCTCGCCGGCGGCGGAGGCGGCGCTGCCCTCCGTCACGCTCTATCAGGCAATCCCGCCGGCGCCTGCCGGGTCCGGCCGATTGTCGAACCCCGCCGCGGCGGCCCCATTCACCCCCTCGGTCCCGGCCGCCGACGCCGCGGGCCCTGACGGCACCGTGGTGGCCTCGGTCGGGTCGGGCGCCGGGCCGGCTTCCGGCGCGGGGAAGCGACTCGAGGTCGCCGTCCGCGAGAACGTGCTCCGCCGCGATGCCGTGGAGACGGCCGCGCCCGTGGGGAGGGTGCTTCGCGGCGAGCAAGTCACCTACCTCGACTCCATCGACCGCCGGCTGCGGATCTTCAACACGCTGATCTTCGACGGCGGCCACTGGATCAAGATCCGCGCGGCCAACGGGGCCGAGGGCTGGGTCCCGGCGGCGGTGCTCCGCGAAGTGCCGTGATCGGCTGGGGACCGCTCGGCGACCTCCCGCCGATCGCGCGGTGGGGGATCCTGAGCGTCGCCGGTCTGCTCCTCAGCCTCCTGGTCGGGGCCGGGGTCTGGACCTTCCTCCAGCACCGGGAGGCGACGGCGCGCCAGGCGTTCGCCGCGGCGAGCGCGAGCTATCGCCAGGCGATGGCCAGCCCCGAGCCGGCCCGGCTGGCCACGGCCGCTCAGGCGCTCACGCAGTTCCTCAGGGACTATCCTCGGATCTCCGCCGCCGCCCAGGCCTCGTATCTCCTCGGTAACGTCCAGTACCAGCGCCGCGAGTACGACGCCGCCCTCTCGGCGTTCGGCGAGGCGGCCCGGCGCGACGCCGGCAGCGTGGGGGCGCTGAGCCGTCTGGGCGCGGGCTACACCTGGGAGGCCAAGGGAGACCTGGCGCGGGCGCTCGAGACCTACCGGGACGCGCTCCAGGGGCGCCAACCGAAGGAGTTCCTCTACGGCGAGCTCCTCCTGGCGACCGGGCGCGTCCAGGAGCAGCTCAAGCAGCCGGCGGCCGCCATCGCGACGTACCGGCAGCTTCTCCGCGAGGTGCCCGACTCGGCCCGGGCAGAGGAGGTCCGGATCCGCCTCGCCATCCTGGGCGCTCGCGCCGCCTGAGCGCCTCCGACCGGCCGCGAGCCGCGACGCACGCCCAGACCCCCCGTTCGACGCATCCTGAGCGCTCCGGGCTCAACTCGACAGAAGATCCCTTATCGGACATTCGCGAGCCGGGCAGCGTGGCGCTTCGCGACCTCGCCCTCGGGAGGAATCCGGCCGGTCAGCCCGGGATCTGAGCCTCCTCGGGCAGCCGCTCCCAGTTCGGCTTCCACTCCGGGAGCCGCCACCCGAGGGGCTCGACGAGCGCCCGCACCTCGCTCGCGAACGCCTGGCGAACCTCGTCGTTATCGCGCACCTTCAGGCCGAGCTGGCGGTAGAGCCGGTTCTTCGGGCTCCCCGGCCGGCCGAAGATGTTCATCGTCCGGACGAACCACTTGTGAAAGGTCCGCTCCGCCTCGTCCCGCGTGGCCGCGGTCTCGGCCAGGCGCTTGACCCACAGCTCCCCGTGGCGGATGTGCATCTTCTCTTCCTTGAAGATCCCCTCGATGGCCCGGACCCAGGGCCCGTAGGAGCAGCGCCGCGCGTCCTCCAGCTGATGGCCGGCCCCGCGGTCCATGCAGAAGTTGAACATCACGAAGTCCGCCCAGGTATCGATCGGGTAATAGAAGATGTTCACCCGCTTGTCGGTCGACAGCCGCGCCGTCCCGATGTCCGCCTCGGGGTCCTCGAGGCGCCGGCCGAACTCCTGGTCGTGCGGTCGGACGTGTCCCTCGACGTCGAAGCCGAGCTCCTCGAGGAGGTCGTACATCACCTTGGCGTGGCGGGTCTCGTCCTTGACGATCTGCGCCACCACGAGCTTCTCGTCGACAGTCGGGGCCTTCATGATCCACGGGACGTAGCCGTAGGCGCCGGCCAGCTCCGAGTCGGCCTGCATGGTCATCAGGTGGACCAGGTTCGCCCGGTACACCGAGCTCATCTCGTCCGGGGACTGGATCTTGTCGCCCGCGGCGATCTTGGCCAGCAGGCGCTCGTGCGTGTCCCGATCCTGCTCGTTCATCCGGTCCTCCTTCACGGGCGCTCCGTTCGCTCGACGACCCGGACGGCCTTCCCCTCGCTGCGGGGCACCGTCTTGGGCCCGACGATCCGCACATCGGTCGAGATCGCCAGACCGGCCCGGAGACGCTCCGTCACCACGGCCCGAAGCGCCGCCACCTCGGGGCGGTCCGGCCACCAGCCGCCCCACCGCTGGAGCACGGGATCGGCCACCTCGACCTGGACCTCGAGACGCGGCAGGGGCCCGGCCCGATCGACGACCAGCTGGTAGTGCGGCGCCAGGTCCGGCAGGGCCAGCAGCACCGCCTCCACCTGCGAGGGGTACACGTTGACTCCGCGGATCACGAGCATGTCGTCGGTCCGGCCCCCCACGCGGGCCATGCGGGCGAGCGTCCGCCCGCACCGGCAGGGATCGAGGGCGAGGGCCGAGAGGTCGCCGGTCCGGTAGCGGACCACCGGGAAGGCCTCCTTGGTGAGGCTGGTGAACGTGAGCTCCCCTTCCGCCCCTGGCGGCCGCGGCGCGCCCGTCGCCGGGTCGACGACCTCGACCAGGAAGTGATCCTCGTTGACGTGAAGTCCCTCTCGCGCCTCCGCACACTCGGCGGCGACGCCGGGGCCGATGACCTCCGAGAGCCCGTAGAAATCCACGGCGGTCAGCCCCAGCCGCGCCTCGATCTGGCCCCGCATCCCCAGGGTCCAGGGCTCGGCGCCGAAGGCCCCGTAGCGGAGTCCGAGCCCGCGGCCGTCGACGCCCGCTTCCCGTAGCGCCTCTCCCAGGTGCAGGGCGAAGGACGGCGTGCAGGCCAGCCCCTGGGGGCGGAGGTCCTGCATGAGGAGGATCTGGCGCAGCGTGTTGCCGGAGGACGCCGGCACCACCGTGCACCCGAGCCGCTCGGCCCCATAGTGAAACCCGAGCCCCCCGGTGAACAAGCCATAGCCGTATGCCACGTGCAGGATGTCCCCCGGACGGGCCCCGGCCGCCGCCAGCCCGCGCGCCATGCAGATGCTCCAGGTCTCGAGGTCGCGGCTCGTGTACCCGACGATGGTGGGCTTGCCCTTGGTGCCCGAGGATGCGTGGATCCGCCGCACCTCGGTGAGCGGGACCGCGAAGAGCCCGAAGGGGTAGTGCTCCCGCAGGTCGCTCTTGGCGGTGAACGGGAACCGGGCGAGGTCGTCGAGGTCTCGGACATCGTCCGGGCTCACCCCGGCGGTCTCGAACGCCTTCCGGTAAAACAGGACGCGCTCCTGGCACCAGCGGAGCGCCGCCCGGAGCCGCGTGAGCTGCAGCGCTCGCAGCTCCCCGCGGGGCAAGCTCTCGACCGCCGGCTCCCAGATCATGGACGCCGAGCCCCCGGCCGGGCGCTCCCGATTTCGAGTGGTCTGTCAGGCATCAGACTCCAACCCATGGATCCGGCAGGTCATTACCCGAGTTCACGCCGAGGCGGCACGGGATACTGCTGCTCGACCAGCACGTGGCGGACGAACCCCAGGGCCTCCCGCTGGATGATCAGGTGGTGGGCGGCCTCACGGGCCTCGTTCCGGACACGGTTCCGTGCCGCGGTCTCGGCGACGAGGCGCCGGTACCGATCGGTCCCGGGCCGAGCCCCGGCCTGGAGCGCGTCGAGCCGGCGGTCGAGCTCGGCCAGGCGCCCGAGGAGCACGTCCAGCCGCTCGCCGACCCGCCCGAGCGCCTCGGCCTGAGCCCGGCGGATCTCGGCGGTGACCCGCTGGAGCGCCTCTGCCCGGCTCACACGATCTCCACGTCGGAGACCAGCCACCGCTGCCGGCTGAGGAACCGCGACATCGTCTCGAGCACCTCGGCCGACGCGACCGCGTCCACGCTCACCCGGTCCGGGAGGATGTGGCGGACCTCGGGGTACGAGACCAGCACCCGGCACAGCGTGCGCACGCGCGGGTCCACGTCGAGAAGCCCGCGGTGGCCCGGCCGCCGCCAGGCCTCCTGCAGTGTCACCCGAATCGCCCGCGGGGGGCTCATTCCACCGCCCGATCCGGCCCGATGCCCGCCCGGAGCCGCTGGTAGATCGCGCACAGGCGCGCCCCGAGCGCGTCGGCCGCGAACGGCTGGGCGCCCTCGCGCGCGCCGGAGGCGAGCTTCCCGGCCAGACCCGGGTCGGCCAGGACCTCGAGCACGGCGGCAGCGAAGACCTCCCGGTCCTCGGGGGTGAGGAGTCCCGTCACCCCGTCCACCACGGCCTCCTCCACGCCGGAGGCCCGCACGGCCACCACCGGAAGGCCGCTGGCCATGGCCTCGAGGACAGCCAGGCCCTGCGTCTCGGTGGTCGAGGTGAACGCGAACACATCGGCCGCCTGGTAGTAGCGGACTACCTGAGCCTGCGGCACGCCGCCGCCGAATCGGACCCGCGCCCGGGCGGCGAGCCCGGCGGCATAGTGCCGGAGGCTCTTCTCCTGGGTCCCTCGGCCGACGAGGACGAGCTGAACGGTCGGGTGGCCGACGGCGATCCGCTCGAAGGCGTCCAGCAGGAAGGTGAGGTTCTTCTCCCGGTCGAGCCGGCCCACGTAGAGCAGCAGCGGCGCGGCCGGCAGGCCGAGCGCCGCCCGTGCCGCCGCCCGGTCGCCGGGCTGGAAGAGCCCGAGGTCGACGCCCGTCGGCAGCACCTGGACCGGCCGCCGCACCCCCTGGCCCCGAAGGCGCGCCGCCAGTCCGGCCGAGGGCGCAATGACGAGATCGGCCGAGTTCGCGAACCGCGTGCTCCACGCCACCGCCCGGTCGGCCACGACCGGCCGCGGCAGCGGCACATAGTGCGCGTACTTGTCGTACAGCGTGTGGTAGGTGAACACGAGCGGGCGGCCCAGGCGCCGCGCGAGGCGCCGCGCCGTGGCCCCGAGCAGGAAGGGGTGCTGGGCGTGGAAGACGTCGAGCCCGAGGGCCTCCATCCGCCTCGCGAGCCCCCGGAGTACCGGCAGCGGGAGGGAGAAGTCGGGATAGGTCGGAGCCGGAACCGCCGGCACCCGCATCACGCCCGGCGTCGGCTCGCAGGCTCCGGCCATCCGCGGCGCGATGACGACGACGTCGTGTCCGAGGCGCTCGAGGGTCCGGCGAAGCGTCTCGACCGCCGTCGAGACTCCCCCGAGCATGGGGAGGTAGTTATTCGTGAAGAGGCCGACGCGCAGCCGCCGCCGATCGCCGTCGGCTACATCTTGTACTTGCCGAAGTCCTCCGGCTTGAGGTTCTCGAGCCACTCCTTGAGCTTCTCCTGGTCGTCCGACTCCTTCGGCGCGACCTCAACGCTCTTGGCTCGCCGCACGACGTCCTCGTCCACGAAGATCGGGGCGCCCACCCGGAGCGCCAGGGCGATGGCGTCCGACGGGCGCGAGTCCACGGTGATCTCCTCCTCGCCAAGCCGGAGATGGATCAGGGCGAAGAAGGTGTTGTCGCGAAGGTCGTTCACCACGATCTTCTCGACCTTGGCCTCGACGGACTCCAGGATGCTCTTGATGAGGTCATGGGTCATCGGTCGTGGCGTCGAGATCTTCTCGAGCTCGAGGGCGATCGCGTTGGCCTCGAAGATGCCGACCCAGATGGGCAACGACCGCCGCTCTTCTTCGTCGCGGAGGATGATGATGGGCATGTTCGACACGGGATCCAGGGCCAACCCCCGGACCTTCATCTCGACCCACATGGTCTCTTCCTCCTGGCGACGCGGCCCCAGCGCGCACACCCGGGGGCGATCGAATGGAGATTTCGGTATAGGTGACGCGCCTTTTGGGATATCGCCCCCACACTACCACCCACCCCGGGGGTTGTCAATCAAGCCACCGCCGGGATGGGACCCGGAGCGCGCCGCCGAAAAGAATCGCGCGCCCCGGCGGTCTGACCCTCCAGGGAGCGCGCGCCGCGTCGAGCCGCGTTCCGAGCGGCGGCTGAGCCGCCACAACCGAGGGGGGGCATCGGTCTTCCGAGCCCACCCCGAAGAGCTGGGCGTGTGTCGGACTGAGGAGCGCCCGGGACCGAGTATGCTCTGCACTGAGCAGCGGCCCGAGCGGCGGCTTCGCCGCCGCAACCTCCCGGGGGAGGTTCGGGAGGGGGCCGCCGAGGCCCCCTCCCATCTCCTAGGCGCGGCTCGGGCTCTTGGCGGTCCGCGGCGGCTTCTTCCCGTTGCCGCCGTTCCAGACGAGCGGGGGCTTCAGCTCGAAGCGCGCTTCGAGTCGGGCGCGGCGCTCCTTCCACCCCTCCTGGTACTCGAGCTCGTCCTCGTGGAGCGTGGCCGGCTGCTTGATCCCGTGGGCATTCCGGAACTGCACGGCCAGCTCCGAGGCCCGCTGCCGCACCCAGTCCCACGGGGTCCCGAGGGCGAACTGGTCGGAGAGGGCGCCGATCCGGCCCGTGTTGAGGTTCACGGAGAGGGTGACGCACGAGAGGATGGGCCCCGACCAGTAGGAGGTCTGCCAGTTGATCGGGACCGGGAGGATGTGGAGGTTGTGGCTGCCG includes the following:
- a CDS encoding phenylacetate--CoA ligase; its protein translation is MIWEPAVESLPRGELRALQLTRLRAALRWCQERVLFYRKAFETAGVSPDDVRDLDDLARFPFTAKSDLREHYPFGLFAVPLTEVRRIHASSGTKGKPTIVGYTSRDLETWSICMARGLAAAGARPGDILHVAYGYGLFTGGLGFHYGAERLGCTVVPASSGNTLRQILLMQDLRPQGLACTPSFALHLGEALREAGVDGRGLGLRYGAFGAEPWTLGMRGQIEARLGLTAVDFYGLSEVIGPGVAAECAEAREGLHVNEDHFLVEVVDPATGAPRPPGAEGELTFTSLTKEAFPVVRYRTGDLSALALDPCRCGRTLARMARVGGRTDDMLVIRGVNVYPSQVEAVLLALPDLAPHYQLVVDRAGPLPRLEVQVEVADPVLQRWGGWWPDRPEVAALRAVVTERLRAGLAISTDVRIVGPKTVPRSEGKAVRVVERTERP
- a CDS encoding glycosyltransferase translates to MLGGVSTAVETLRRTLERLGHDVVVIAPRMAGACEPTPGVMRVPAVPAPTYPDFSLPLPVLRGLARRMEALGLDVFHAQHPFLLGATARRLARRLGRPLVFTYHTLYDKYAHYVPLPRPVVADRAVAWSTRFANSADLVIAPSAGLAARLRGQGVRRPVQVLPTGVDLGLFQPGDRAAARAALGLPAAPLLLYVGRLDREKNLTFLLDAFERIAVGHPTVQLVLVGRGTQEKSLRHYAAGLAARARVRFGGGVPQAQVVRYYQAADVFAFTSTTETQGLAVLEAMASGLPVVAVRASGVEEAVVDGVTGLLTPEDREVFAAAVLEVLADPGLAGKLASGAREGAQPFAADALGARLCAIYQRLRAGIGPDRAVE
- a CDS encoding bifunctional nuclease family protein, translated to MWVEMKVRGLALDPVSNMPIIILRDEEERRSLPIWVGIFEANAIALELEKISTPRPMTHDLIKSILESVEAKVEKIVVNDLRDNTFFALIHLRLGEEEITVDSRPSDAIALALRVGAPIFVDEDVVRRAKSVEVAPKESDDQEKLKEWLENLKPEDFGKYKM
- a CDS encoding polymer-forming cytoskeletal protein, whose translation is MFKGIQRFFGFDTDEEELSSAGLRQPVLSASAFRVGEKLAIKGEIVGEGDLELAGKFEGLINVHGTVVVGDRAEVDADITASTIVVGGKVRGNLNAAGRVEILPQGVLTGNLRTGSFAAADGASVKGEILVERGTKPKPEVMGSP
- a CDS encoding tetratricopeptide repeat protein encodes the protein MIGWGPLGDLPPIARWGILSVAGLLLSLLVGAGVWTFLQHREATARQAFAAASASYRQAMASPEPARLATAAQALTQFLRDYPRISAAAQASYLLGNVQYQRREYDAALSAFGEAARRDAGSVGALSRLGAGYTWEAKGDLARALETYRDALQGRQPKEFLYGELLLATGRVQEQLKQPAAAIATYRQLLREVPDSARAEEVRIRLAILGARAA
- a CDS encoding Phenylacetic acid catabolic protein, translating into MNEQDRDTHERLLAKIAAGDKIQSPDEMSSVYRANLVHLMTMQADSELAGAYGYVPWIMKAPTVDEKLVVAQIVKDETRHAKVMYDLLEELGFDVEGHVRPHDQEFGRRLEDPEADIGTARLSTDKRVNIFYYPIDTWADFVMFNFCMDRGAGHQLEDARRCSYGPWVRAIEGIFKEEKMHIRHGELWVKRLAETAATRDEAERTFHKWFVRTMNIFGRPGSPKNRLYRQLGLKVRDNDEVRQAFASEVRALVEPLGWRLPEWKPNWERLPEEAQIPG
- a CDS encoding SH3 domain-containing protein translates to MRSVGIAALILALTGPAAAGEIILANGSRLSGELVNEVLLVSTGTDLVEVAPEQVRLITRDEVRLKDGRVLRGALVGGRLKARTPLGELAIRTEELRAFRAEGVAVTSAPAPASPPPPAAAPPAVGPPAPRGPAPVPALPAPTPAPTSPAAEAALPSVTLYQAIPPAPAGSGRLSNPAAAAPFTPSVPAADAAGPDGTVVASVGSGAGPASGAGKRLEVAVRENVLRRDAVETAAPVGRVLRGEQVTYLDSIDRRLRIFNTLIFDGGHWIKIRAANGAEGWVPAAVLREVP